From the genome of Muricauda sp. SCSIO 64092, one region includes:
- a CDS encoding acyl-CoA dehydrogenase has product MNFSLSEEQLMIQQAARDFAQNELLPGVIERDDAQEFPKEQVSKMGELGFMGMMVNEKYGGSGLDTLSYVLVMEELSKIDASSSVIVSVNNSLVCWGLETYGTEEQKAKYLTRLATGEIIGAFCLSEPEAGSDATSQKTTAKDMGDHYVLNGTKNWITNGNSAAVYLVIAQTDVEKGHRGINALIVEKDMEGFEIGPKENKLGIRGSDTHSLIFNDVKVPKENRIGEDGFGFKFAMKTLAGGRIGIAAQALGIAAGAYELALKYSKERKAFGTEIANHQAIAFKLADMHTKIQAARNLVYQAACDKDNGDNYDLSGAMAKLYAAETAMEVTVEAVQIHGGNGFVKDYHVERLMRDAKITQIYEGTSEIQKIVISRSILKD; this is encoded by the coding sequence ATGAATTTTTCCCTTTCAGAAGAGCAGTTAATGATTCAACAAGCTGCAAGAGATTTTGCCCAAAACGAATTGTTACCTGGTGTTATCGAAAGAGATGATGCCCAGGAATTCCCAAAGGAACAGGTTTCAAAAATGGGTGAATTAGGTTTTATGGGCATGATGGTGAACGAGAAATATGGTGGAAGTGGATTGGATACCCTTTCCTATGTATTGGTCATGGAAGAACTTTCCAAAATTGACGCTTCCTCCTCCGTCATCGTTTCGGTAAACAATTCTTTGGTATGTTGGGGATTGGAAACCTACGGAACCGAGGAACAGAAGGCAAAGTATCTAACCCGATTGGCCACTGGTGAAATTATCGGTGCATTTTGTCTTTCCGAGCCGGAAGCGGGCAGTGACGCCACATCACAAAAGACAACGGCCAAAGACATGGGGGATCACTATGTCTTGAATGGAACCAAAAACTGGATAACCAACGGGAATTCCGCAGCGGTCTATTTGGTCATTGCACAGACGGATGTGGAAAAAGGCCATAGGGGGATCAATGCATTGATTGTGGAGAAGGACATGGAAGGATTTGAAATTGGTCCCAAGGAAAACAAACTGGGAATCCGCGGAAGTGATACCCATTCCCTTATTTTCAATGATGTAAAAGTCCCCAAGGAAAATAGGATAGGCGAAGACGGTTTTGGATTTAAGTTTGCCATGAAAACCCTGGCGGGGGGACGTATTGGAATCGCTGCCCAAGCCTTGGGCATTGCTGCTGGAGCTTATGAACTGGCCTTAAAATATTCCAAGGAACGCAAGGCTTTTGGGACGGAAATAGCAAACCACCAGGCCATTGCCTTTAAACTGGCCGATATGCATACCAAGATACAAGCAGCCAGAAATTTGGTATACCAAGCAGCCTGTGATAAAGATAACGGGGATAACTATGACCTTTCCGGTGCCATGGCCAAGTTATATGCAGCGGAAACTGCCATGGAAGTGACCGTGGAGGCCGTTCAAATCCATGGCGGCAATGGCTTTGTAAAAGACTACCATGTAGAACGATTGATGCGGGACGCCAAAATCACCCAAATCTATGAGGGTACTTCCGAAATTCAAAAAATCGTGATTTCCAGAAGTATTCTCAAGGACTAA
- the nhaD gene encoding sodium:proton antiporter NhaD codes for METIIIIVFLAGYLAITLEHNLKIDKLIPALAMMAILWALVALGIDGFGSWFDSTKHALVDGFADLIHEDKMHLVEETLLHHLGKTAEILVFLLGAMTIVEIIDYFNGFATIKGFIKTKSKRKLLWLFSILAFVLSAIIDNLTATIVLVTILQKVIKDRQTKLWFAGLIVINANAGGAWSPIGDVTTTMLWIANKVSAYELVLHVLLPSIICTIVPTFIASRFKVFTGEVEDTQVEEQESTSRYGATMLYLGLGSIVFVPFFKTVTHLPPYVGMMLSLAVVATFAEIYSNAKFAISSAVDEEHHESSHHSPVHSALTKIELPSILFFLGILLAVAALESLGILFNYAEVLKTAIPNTDIVVLLLGIGSAIIDNVPLVAASMGMFSEPTDSPLWHFIAYSAGTGGSMLIIGSAAGVVAMGMEKIDFFWYLKKIAWLAFVGFISGGLTFILLRDFVLNV; via the coding sequence ATGGAAACTATCATTATTATTGTTTTTCTGGCCGGTTATCTGGCGATTACCTTAGAACATAACCTGAAAATTGATAAGCTTATTCCGGCTTTGGCCATGATGGCCATCCTTTGGGCCTTGGTGGCTTTGGGAATAGATGGGTTTGGTTCCTGGTTCGATTCTACCAAACATGCCCTTGTGGATGGGTTTGCAGATTTGATCCATGAGGATAAAATGCACCTTGTTGAGGAAACGTTGCTACATCACTTGGGTAAAACTGCCGAAATATTGGTGTTTCTATTAGGTGCCATGACCATTGTGGAAATCATAGATTACTTTAATGGGTTTGCCACTATAAAAGGTTTTATCAAAACAAAGAGCAAACGAAAACTATTATGGCTATTTTCCATTTTGGCGTTTGTACTATCTGCAATCATAGACAATTTAACCGCCACTATAGTTTTGGTAACCATTCTACAAAAGGTGATCAAGGATAGACAGACCAAGTTGTGGTTTGCCGGTCTGATCGTTATTAACGCAAATGCGGGAGGGGCATGGTCACCTATAGGGGATGTTACCACTACAATGTTGTGGATTGCCAATAAAGTAAGTGCCTATGAACTGGTTCTCCATGTATTGTTGCCCTCCATAATCTGTACCATTGTGCCTACCTTCATTGCCAGTAGGTTTAAGGTGTTTACCGGCGAAGTGGAAGATACCCAGGTGGAAGAACAGGAATCTACATCCAGATATGGCGCTACTATGTTGTATTTGGGACTGGGGTCCATTGTTTTTGTTCCTTTTTTCAAAACGGTGACGCATTTACCACCGTATGTGGGTATGATGCTATCCCTGGCTGTGGTGGCCACTTTTGCCGAAATCTATAGTAATGCCAAATTTGCCATTAGTTCTGCCGTTGATGAAGAGCATCATGAATCATCACACCATAGTCCTGTCCATTCTGCACTTACAAAAATTGAATTGCCCAGTATATTGTTCTTTTTGGGAATTTTATTGGCTGTGGCCGCGTTGGAATCCCTGGGAATCCTTTTTAATTATGCCGAAGTTTTAAAAACAGCCATTCCCAATACGGATATTGTAGTGCTCTTGTTGGGCATTGGCTCTGCAATTATAGACAATGTGCCCTTGGTAGCAGCCAGTATGGGGATGTTTTCGGAGCCTACGGACAGTCCGCTTTGGCATTTTATTGCCTACTCGGCAGGTACGGGTGGAAGTATGTTGATCATTGGTTCCGCAGCTGGGGTGGTGGCCATGGGTATGGAAAAGATTGACTTTTTCTGGTACTTAAAAAAGATTGCCTGGTTGGCCTTTGTAGGGTTTATTTCCGGAGGATTGACTTTTATCTTACTGCGTGATTTTGTACTGAACGTATAA
- a CDS encoding MotA/TolQ/ExbB proton channel family protein yields MTILQEQVASEELATELSEEKTLSVIDLIINGGAASTIIVTVLFVLLFVALYIYFERTFAITAASKIDKNFMNQIRDHVMNGKIEAARLLCAQTDSPVARLTEKGVARIGKPLDDINTAIENAGTLEVYKLEKNVNILATVAGSAPMIGFLGTVIGMILAFHEMASSGGQAEMGSLASGIYTAMTTTVAGLIVGIIAYIGYNHLVNRTDKVVHKMEANAVEFLDLLNEPA; encoded by the coding sequence ATGACTATACTTCAGGAACAAGTAGCCTCTGAGGAATTGGCGACAGAGCTATCAGAGGAAAAAACGCTTTCCGTTATTGACTTGATTATCAATGGAGGTGCGGCCAGCACCATTATTGTTACCGTACTCTTTGTGCTGTTATTTGTGGCATTATACATTTATTTTGAACGCACTTTTGCCATTACTGCGGCATCCAAAATCGATAAAAACTTCATGAACCAAATTCGTGACCATGTCATGAACGGAAAAATTGAAGCCGCCAGGTTACTTTGTGCGCAAACGGATTCCCCCGTAGCACGATTGACGGAAAAAGGGGTGGCCCGAATTGGAAAACCCTTGGACGACATCAATACCGCAATCGAAAATGCGGGCACCCTTGAAGTCTATAAATTGGAAAAAAATGTCAATATCCTGGCTACGGTAGCAGGTTCGGCACCCATGATCGGCTTCCTTGGAACCGTTATTGGAATGATTCTTGCTTTCCATGAAATGGCCAGTAGTGGTGGACAAGCGGAAATGGGATCCCTGGCTTCTGGGATATACACGGCAATGACAACCACGGTGGCAGGTCTTATTGTAGGCATCATCGCCTATATTGGGTATAACCATTTGGTGAACAGAACGGACAAGGTGGTCCATAAAATGGAAGCCAATGCTGTGGAATTTTTGGATTTGTTGAATGAACCCGCGTAG
- a CDS encoding ExbD/TolR family protein, whose protein sequence is MKLKGRNKVSPEFSMSSMTDIVFLLLVFFMLTSNAPNALDLLLPKAKGKSTNTQNVSVTIDKNLRYFVNNEQINGEYIEIELKKALEGQEKPTIILRAEESVAIREAVNVMDIANRNNYKVILAVRPK, encoded by the coding sequence ATGAAATTAAAAGGTAGAAATAAAGTAAGCCCAGAGTTTAGCATGTCCTCCATGACGGACATTGTCTTTCTATTGTTGGTCTTTTTTATGCTTACCTCCAATGCCCCGAACGCATTGGATCTACTATTGCCAAAGGCAAAAGGAAAATCGACGAACACACAAAATGTTTCGGTGACCATAGACAAAAACCTAAGGTATTTTGTGAACAACGAGCAGATTAACGGAGAATACATTGAAATTGAATTAAAAAAAGCACTTGAAGGTCAAGAAAAGCCTACCATTATCCTTAGGGCGGAAGAAAGTGTTGCCATACGGGAGGCAGTTAACGTCATGGATATTGCCAACAGGAACAACTACAAGGTAATTTTGGCCGTGCGACCAAAGTAG
- a CDS encoding energy transducer TonB, producing the protein MSFLDTRHKKKSFTLTTVLLSLLVLVLFYIGLTYLDPPEEKGIAINFGTMDFGSGNRQPLQKIKSEPRDIPKPPNEPQKEVIEEKEAVAEKSEPKEEVKKEEPTEKVITQDSEETIRLKQEREAKRKAEEAAKKAKAEAERKERERAEAEARKREEEDAKKRKLDALMGGIGKSEGTETGSEGDDDRAGDKGRPEGNPYATSYYGAPGAGTGGYGLNGRSLVSKGKVQQECNEDGRVVVRIVVDRNGKVIKATPGVKGTTNNAPCLLEPAKKTAFLHQWNLDSNAPSQQVGFVVVNFKLGQ; encoded by the coding sequence ATGTCATTTTTAGACACGAGACACAAAAAGAAATCGTTTACCCTGACCACTGTACTGTTAAGTTTATTGGTTCTGGTACTTTTCTATATTGGGTTAACCTATCTGGACCCTCCTGAAGAAAAAGGGATTGCCATCAATTTTGGGACAATGGATTTTGGTTCCGGGAATCGGCAACCCCTACAAAAGATAAAATCGGAACCCAGGGATATTCCAAAACCACCCAATGAACCCCAAAAAGAAGTGATTGAGGAAAAGGAGGCCGTTGCCGAAAAAAGCGAACCAAAGGAAGAAGTAAAAAAGGAAGAACCCACGGAAAAGGTAATTACACAGGACAGTGAGGAAACCATAAGGCTCAAACAAGAACGCGAAGCCAAACGCAAGGCGGAGGAAGCGGCTAAAAAAGCCAAGGCGGAAGCCGAAAGAAAAGAACGCGAAAGGGCGGAAGCTGAAGCTAGAAAAAGGGAGGAGGAAGACGCGAAGAAAAGGAAATTGGATGCCCTAATGGGAGGGATTGGCAAATCTGAAGGTACTGAGACCGGTAGTGAAGGCGATGATGACAGGGCCGGGGATAAAGGTAGACCGGAGGGTAATCCCTATGCGACCTCATATTATGGGGCTCCCGGGGCCGGCACTGGGGGTTATGGGCTCAATGGCAGGTCCCTGGTTAGCAAGGGCAAAGTACAGCAGGAATGCAACGAGGATGGTAGGGTTGTTGTCCGTATTGTGGTGGATAGGAACGGAAAAGTCATAAAGGCCACACCAGGCGTAAAAGGAACTACAAATAATGCGCCTTGTCTTTTGGAACCCGCAAAAAAAACAGCATTTCTCCATCAATGGAATTTGGATTCCAATGCCCCCTCACAACAAGTAGGTTTTGTAGTGGTCAACTTTAAACTGGGGCAATAG
- a CDS encoding bifunctional folylpolyglutamate synthase/dihydrofolate synthase → MTYQETLDWLFAQLPIYQIKGVGAFKGKLDNILAFSEHLDHPEKKIKTIHVAGTNGKGSSCHMLASILQEAGHKTGLYTSPHLKDFRERIKINGEMVGKDFVKGFIGEHQSFLEYHQLSFFEMTVGMAFQYFAKEQVDIAVIEVGLGGRLDSTNIIRPEVSLITNIGYDHMSILGNTLEKIAMEKAGIIKRNIPAVISERQPETEMIFTLIANQRKAEIIFADDLDIPSYRTDLLGDYQDKNSRGVVACLRTIRDFNITKEHIEKGLQSVVRNTGLLGRWQVLEKKPMVVCDTAHNKEGLELVFEQVSRQEFKELHMVVGFVNDKNVKDLLRLFPKEAHYYFVKPNVPRGMDAKEVLDLANTIGLKGKKYATVQKGLDKAMAKAGTNDLIYIGGSTFVVAEVV, encoded by the coding sequence GTGACCTATCAGGAAACCTTGGATTGGCTTTTTGCCCAATTGCCGATATATCAGATAAAAGGAGTAGGTGCATTTAAAGGGAAGCTGGACAATATCCTGGCTTTTTCCGAGCATTTGGACCATCCCGAAAAAAAAATCAAGACCATTCATGTGGCGGGCACCAATGGAAAAGGTTCTTCCTGTCATATGTTGGCTTCCATTCTTCAGGAGGCGGGTCATAAAACTGGGCTTTATACCTCACCCCATTTAAAGGATTTTAGGGAACGGATAAAGATCAATGGGGAGATGGTCGGAAAGGATTTTGTAAAGGGATTCATAGGGGAACACCAATCTTTTTTGGAATATCATCAGCTTTCCTTTTTTGAAATGACCGTGGGAATGGCTTTTCAGTATTTCGCAAAAGAACAAGTGGACATCGCTGTTATTGAAGTAGGACTGGGCGGACGACTGGACTCAACGAATATTATTAGGCCAGAGGTAAGTCTGATTACCAATATTGGATATGACCATATGTCCATTTTAGGGAATACCCTGGAAAAGATTGCCATGGAAAAGGCGGGAATCATCAAAAGAAACATTCCGGCAGTGATAAGTGAGCGACAGCCCGAAACGGAAATGATCTTTACATTGATTGCAAATCAGAGAAAAGCGGAAATCATCTTTGCAGATGATTTGGATATTCCATCATACCGAACGGATTTGCTGGGGGACTATCAAGACAAAAACAGTAGAGGGGTGGTCGCTTGTTTAAGGACAATAAGGGATTTCAATATCACCAAAGAACATATAGAAAAGGGTTTGCAAAGTGTTGTTCGGAATACAGGTTTATTGGGAAGATGGCAGGTACTGGAAAAAAAGCCAATGGTAGTTTGTGATACGGCACATAACAAAGAGGGTTTGGAACTGGTTTTTGAGCAAGTGTCACGGCAAGAATTTAAGGAGCTTCATATGGTCGTTGGTTTTGTTAATGATAAGAATGTCAAAGACCTATTGCGATTGTTTCCCAAAGAAGCCCATTATTATTTTGTGAAACCCAATGTACCAAGGGGGATGGATGCAAAGGAGGTGCTGGATCTGGCCAATACCATTGGACTGAAAGGGAAAAAATATGCTACTGTTCAAAAAGGGTTGGACAAAGCAATGGCAAAAGCCGGAACTAATGACCTCATCTATATTGGTGGCAGTACTTTTGTTGTTGCTGAGGTGGTTTAA
- a CDS encoding GIY-YIG nuclease family protein has protein sequence MKYSVYILYSATLDAYYVGCSGDVPKRLEKHLYNHKGFTGRAKDWELKYTEEFDLRADALKRELQIKKWKSRAMLEKLIKSDLY, from the coding sequence GTGAAATACTCCGTTTACATTCTCTATTCCGCTACATTGGATGCCTATTATGTGGGTTGTTCGGGAGATGTTCCCAAGCGACTTGAAAAGCACCTGTACAATCATAAGGGATTTACAGGTAGGGCGAAAGATTGGGAACTGAAGTATACGGAAGAATTTGATTTAAGGGCGGACGCCCTAAAACGGGAATTGCAAATAAAGAAATGGAAAAGCAGGGCAATGCTAGAAAAGTTGATCAAAAGTGACTTGTACTAA
- a CDS encoding YhdH/YhfP family quinone oxidoreductase, with the protein MNELNKKYKAFRVEEKEGKFICSIQELELAPLEKEELLIRVHYSSLNYKDALSATGNKGVTREYPHTPGIDAVGIIAQSQSENFAVGEKVIVTSYDLGMNTDGGFGEYIKVPSDWAVRLPEKMTMKEAMLIGTAGLTAGMSVLRLTELIKPENGKIAVSGATGGVGSIAVSILGKLGYSVVGITGKESETEYLKSIGATEILLRSEIEDFKNRPLLKPLFAGAIDTVGGVILENIIKSTAVLGVVTCCGNVASPKLELTVFPFILRGVTLIGIDSQNYPMKYRKKVWEMLSEEWKINQEALAYSEVTLEGIEEKIALILDGKLKGRTVIKLVE; encoded by the coding sequence ATGAACGAATTAAACAAAAAGTATAAAGCCTTTAGAGTAGAAGAAAAGGAGGGAAAATTTATTTGCTCCATACAAGAATTGGAATTAGCTCCCCTGGAAAAAGAAGAACTTCTAATTAGGGTGCACTATAGTTCGCTCAACTATAAAGATGCATTGTCTGCCACTGGAAATAAGGGAGTTACAAGGGAATACCCACATACTCCCGGTATTGATGCAGTTGGGATTATCGCACAATCGCAAAGTGAAAATTTTGCGGTTGGTGAAAAAGTAATTGTTACCAGTTATGATTTGGGCATGAATACCGATGGTGGGTTTGGTGAGTATATCAAAGTTCCTTCGGATTGGGCGGTAAGATTACCCGAAAAAATGACCATGAAAGAAGCCATGTTGATCGGCACAGCTGGATTGACCGCGGGAATGTCTGTTTTAAGACTCACGGAGTTAATTAAGCCGGAAAATGGAAAAATAGCGGTTTCCGGAGCTACTGGTGGGGTCGGTTCAATAGCAGTTTCCATATTGGGCAAATTAGGATATTCGGTAGTTGGTATTACAGGAAAAGAATCGGAAACCGAATACCTGAAGAGCATTGGGGCCACCGAAATTTTATTGCGTAGTGAAATTGAAGACTTTAAGAACAGGCCACTATTAAAACCTTTATTTGCCGGTGCAATTGATACCGTTGGTGGAGTGATTCTCGAAAACATCATTAAATCGACGGCTGTCTTGGGTGTTGTTACTTGTTGTGGTAATGTGGCATCACCAAAACTGGAATTGACCGTTTTCCCATTTATTTTGAGAGGCGTTACCCTCATTGGTATTGATTCCCAAAATTATCCAATGAAATACAGAAAAAAAGTTTGGGAGATGCTCTCAGAAGAATGGAAAATAAATCAAGAAGCACTAGCGTATAGTGAGGTCACACTTGAAGGAATCGAAGAAAAAATAGCCTTAATCTTAGATGGAAAGTTAAAAGGCCGAACCGTTATAAAATTAGTAGAGTAA
- a CDS encoding DUF4386 domain-containing protein, translating into MNGQIQKAGLISGIGIFIMVLTVPIAEFVIFPELIDYKNAEITFHTINENRKLFTVGIFLHLITLICDLVVAWSLYIFLRPTNKDFSLLVALFRIAFALITLAALLNLVSVLNLTINSDYLSVFDHALYAKVLLAIKNFNLQWSFAFTFFSLYLILLGILVYKSMYIPKFFGVVLIIAGLGYLVETMRTFFFPSVAMDYVMITYFGELIFMFWLLIKSWRVKILED; encoded by the coding sequence ATGAATGGTCAAATTCAAAAGGCAGGATTAATCTCGGGAATTGGAATTTTTATCATGGTACTTACCGTACCCATAGCAGAATTTGTTATTTTCCCTGAACTCATAGATTATAAAAATGCCGAGATTACTTTCCATACTATAAACGAAAATCGCAAATTATTCACAGTAGGCATATTTCTACACTTGATTACCTTGATTTGCGATTTGGTAGTCGCATGGTCCTTATACATCTTTCTTAGACCAACGAATAAGGATTTTTCCCTACTCGTTGCTTTATTCCGCATTGCATTTGCGCTAATCACCCTGGCCGCTCTTCTAAATCTAGTAAGTGTACTCAACCTGACCATAAACTCGGATTACTTAAGTGTATTTGACCATGCGCTTTATGCCAAAGTCTTACTTGCCATTAAAAACTTCAATCTCCAATGGAGCTTTGCTTTTACCTTTTTTAGTTTATACCTCATTTTGCTCGGAATTTTGGTTTATAAATCCATGTACATCCCTAAATTTTTTGGAGTTGTTTTGATTATAGCGGGGCTGGGATATTTAGTGGAAACCATGAGAACCTTCTTTTTCCCATCCGTTGCAATGGATTATGTAATGATTACCTATTTTGGAGAGTTAATCTTTATGTTTTGGCTGCTGATTAAAAGTTGGAGAGTGAAAATCCTGGAGGATTAA
- a CDS encoding helix-turn-helix domain-containing protein, with amino-acid sequence MKRLFKKIIGYHAIDDQSKTLVHTGHQKYKKSGLTREQAFKIKNRIEDALVKDKLYRNNELGLGELSEYIQQDRYKVSEVINTYYCKNFYALLNSCRIKEAKFLLMTNPMLSVKAIMYEVGFNSKNSFYLAFKKDTGLSPNEFRHTSLYSYSSQQMVPS; translated from the coding sequence ATGAAACGGCTTTTTAAGAAAATTATCGGATATCACGCAATCGATGACCAATCAAAAACTTTAGTGCATACCGGTCATCAAAAGTACAAAAAGTCCGGATTGACCCGGGAACAAGCGTTCAAAATCAAAAACAGGATTGAAGATGCCCTGGTGAAGGACAAATTGTACAGAAACAATGAACTGGGGTTGGGAGAACTTTCTGAATATATCCAACAAGATCGCTATAAGGTATCCGAAGTTATAAATACCTATTACTGCAAGAACTTTTATGCGCTTCTGAACAGTTGTAGGATTAAGGAAGCGAAATTCCTTTTAATGACCAACCCCATGCTTAGTGTAAAAGCGATAATGTATGAAGTAGGATTCAACAGCAAGAACAGCTTTTACCTTGCTTTTAAAAAAGATACGGGTTTAAGCCCAAACGAATTTAGACATACATCGTTGTATAGCTATTCCTCTCAGCAGATGGTGCCTTCTTAA